The Toxorhynchites rutilus septentrionalis strain SRP chromosome 3, ASM2978413v1, whole genome shotgun sequence genome includes a region encoding these proteins:
- the LOC129776482 gene encoding tubulin gamma-1 chain: MPSEIITLQLGQCGNQIGFEFWKRLCLEHGISPSGVLQDFATDGIDRKDVFFYQADDDHYIPRAVLLDLEPRVIHTIMSSPYAKLYNPENVYLSKDGGGAGNNWASGFSQGEKLHEEVFDIIDREADGSDSLEGFVLCHSIAGGTGSGMGSYIMERLSDHFPKKLVQTYSVFPNQDEISDVVVQPYNSLLTLKRLTSCADCVVVLDNTALNRIATDRLHLENPSFTQINTLVSTIMSVSTTTLRYPSYMNNNLIELIAPLIPTSQLHFLMTGYTPLSTDTDTVSVQKTTVLDVMRRLLQPKNMMVSTGPDKANHHRYISILNIIQGEVNPTQVHKSIQRIRERKLAQFINWGPASIQVALSRSSPYVQSAHRVSGLMLANHTSICSLFERALNQYDKLCKRGAFLDQFKREDKFKDDLSEFDESRDVVDALVQEYEAATQANYLSWHAKKTTGE; encoded by the exons ATGCCTAGCGAAATAATAACATTGCAACTGGGACAATGCGGCAATCAGA TTGGCTTCGAATTTTGGAAACGTCTATGTCTGGAGCACGGAATTTCACCTTCCGGTGTGTTGCAGGATTTCGCAACAGATGGCATAGACCGGAAAGATGTGTTCTTCTATCAAGCAGATGACGACCATTACATTCCTCGGGCGGTTCTGTTGGATCTCGAGCCGCGCGTAATCCACACAATTATGTCATCACCCTATGCTAAG TTGTATAATCCCGAAAATGTTTACCTCTCGAAGGATGGTGGAGGTGCCGGAAATAATTGGGCATCAGGATTCAGTCAAGGGGAGAAGTTACACGAAGAAGTTTTTGATATCATTGATCGAGAAGCTGACGGAAGCGATAGTTTAGAAGGGTTTGTTTTATGCCATTCAATTGCTGGAGGAACGGGATCTGGAATGGGATCATACATTATGGAACGATTATCGGATCACTTCCCGAAGAAACTAGTGCAAACATACAGCGTGTTCCCAAATCAAGATGAGATCAGTGATGTTGTAGTGCAACCTTACAACAGCCTTTTGACACTGAAGAGGCTCACGAGTTGTGCGGATTGTGTTGTTGTTTTAGACAACACAGCGTTGAACAGAATTGCCACTGATAGGTTGCATCTAGAGAATCCCAGTTTTACTCAGATAAACACACTGGTCTCTACGATAATGTCTGTAAGCACTACCACCCTTCGATATCCTTCCTACATGAACAACAATTTGATCGAGCTAATAGCTCCGTTGATTCCAACCTCGCAGCTACATTTTCTGATGACCGGTTATACCCCACTCAGTACCGACACGGACACTGTGAGTGTACAGAAAACCACCGTTCTTGACGTTATGCGACGCTTGCTACAACCAAAGAACATGATGGTGTCCACTGGACCTGATAAGGCGAATCACCACCGATATATTTCTATTCTCAACATAATTCAGGGCGAAGTAAATCCGACTCAGGTGCACAAATCGATTCAGCGCATCCGCGAGCGAAAGCTTGCCCAGTTTATCAACTGGGGTCCAGCCAGTATTCAGGTCGCATTGTCACGTAGTAGTCCTTACGTCCAGAGTGCTCATCGTGTGTCCGGGCTAATGCTTGCGAATCACACCAGTATCTGTTCACTGTTCGAACGAGCCCTGAACCAGTACGATAAACTATGCAAAAGAGGGGCTTTCCTCGATCAGTTTAAGCGCGAGGACAAATTCAAGGATGATTTGAGTGAGTTCGACGAGAGTCGTGACGTAGTGGATGCACTCGTGCAGGAATACGAAGCTGCCACCCAGGCGAACTATCTAAGCTGGCATGCCAAAAAAACGACCGGAGAGTGA